In a genomic window of Kluyveromyces marxianus DMKU3-1042 DNA, complete genome, chromosome 7:
- the ECM21 gene encoding Ecm21p, whose amino-acid sequence MSFFSAHEHGKESGDSRRKSKSGIKHAFASILGGQGGGHGGGNSGDSSNNSNNSNNNKNNNHNNHHNHSHSHNGNNSNNGNHGSVGRSHSHSGAASARTSGSSMVRRSNSNVQAPPLGLASNVPGGFGPMMAFGSPYPLYGSQDYGAPQNELATTSDDETENDLDQYRGASSLLEYSFGPELDAADGGPRSRPFSVISDSDIEEEGGGGASVDLDENCLGRRITRVSTALSAAGSQMSGALDSSRKRAAARAYLLNYLGERGFLKPKLLSSKNGVSFHVATSGDTVFLPTVSPSDDEYLNHLNWLDGDEDYYDGGGAPNSSNPGSRPRMDHRESQSTISASTHGANNNDSNNLHNTHSHSSRPQDASSPSLDGDSNSDSVPASVRESGGVPYNIAVIMSLKTPMELSSLKAELYSRIRIYWSNGVPPDRSESEEYYTGGQLHWDFTNENYNLYVGFSSADQEMVIAENTQNIFQSRVFSDIPEFEDRPYLKKSKTKEDFLKKVNAASEFSTNSFQAGDYVFIVPVVFDNNIPESIYLPSARVSYYFRCGVKVINTESANNTDNDSYKNQNSDSALSGNGYNSPHGSNSDLNNDDSNPPSSTGDSSVSHFKFGGSKLFKKMKGHLHIQGGRSITKADYQRLIYSRLSLNLIRTPPMRSISTADKPIYINRVWTDSLSYEISFGQKYVPLDADIPLKIKLVPLIKDLSIKRIRICAIEKITYVSKNLEYEFDQVDLVANDPYSPYYQEFASRRKPERVFPLLEIRTREKGGKAMKEEVVENCIGDNLLSYSSFKDSETNSTVNMVEALTVDTKIRFPKYKVLNKKMARSVPPYGIDEFVQQDYIKSSGNSRRGSAASGVIDFLAGRRSRKDSSVTETNVAVAKNTTTFRVNSNHKVLNHTRLNEPKRGLYVTSINSSHINVKHKLEIMLRISKPDEKDPAKQRHFEVLIDTPVHIVSELCTSDNLELPTYAMATMSDTPFAGTISFDEPLPSFEQAISVPNSPRMSPIGSPQLRASYDPDELSIQQLMLSRASTQNFDDASSQAASMATRRYSNIDEMMGNRNQKSGRSPSLNQGTNVNSGSSPTVTFKNAFVETGADIPLNSEESLNSGNTYEEALLSDDEPPTYEEITS is encoded by the coding sequence ATGTCATTTTTCAGTGCGCACGAGCATGGCAAAGAGAGCGGCGATTCGAGACGAAAGTCGAAGTCTGGGATCAAGCACGCGTTTGCGTCTATACTAGGGGGCCAGGGCGGTGGGCATGGAGGTGGTAATAGTGGGGATAgcagtaataatagtaacaatagtaataataataaaaataataatcataataatcatcataatcatagTCATAGTCATAATGGTAACAATAGTAATAATGGGAATCATGGCAGTGTTGGGAGGTCGCATAGTCACAGTGGAGCAGCATCGGCAAGGACTAGTGGATCATCGATGGTTCGTAGGTCGAACAGCAATGTGCAGGCGCCGCCATTGGGGCTCGCGAGCAACGTACCTGGGGGGTTTGGTCCGATGATGGCATTTGGGTCGCCGTATCCGTTGTATGGGAGTCAGGATTACGGAGCGCCGCAGAACGAGCTGGCGACGACGTCTGATGATGAGACTGAGAACGATTTGGACCAGTACCGGGGGGCCAGCAGCTTGCTGGAGTATTCTTTTGGGCCGGAGCTGGACGCAGCGGACGGGGGCCCTCGTTCAAGACCGTTTTCTGTCATTAGCGATAGCGATATCGAGGAAGAAGGCGGCGGCGGTGCGAGCGTCGATTTGGACGAAAACTGTCTCGGGAGACGCATCACTCGTGTTTCCACAGCACTCAGCGCGGCTGGATCGCAGATGAGTGGGGCTTTGGACTCGAGCAGGAAAAGAGCGGCCGCTAGAGCGTACTTGCTGAACTACTTGGGAGAGCGCGGGTTCCTCAAACCAAAGCTGCTCTCGTCGAAAAACGGCGTGAGCTTCCACGTAGCCACGTCGGGCGACACCGTATTTCTCCCCACCGTTTCGCCGTCCGACGACGAGTACCTGAACCATTTGAACTGGCTAGATGGCGACGAAGACTACTACGACGGTGGTGGTGCACCAAACTCGTCGAACCCGGGCTCAAGGCCCCGGATGGACCACAGAGAAAGCCAATCGACGATATCTGCATCCACGCATGGAGCCAATAACAACGACAGCAACAACCTCCACAACACCCACAGCCACAGCTCAAGACCACAGGACGCTTCGTCCCCGTCGCTCGATGGTGACTCCAACTCAGATAGCGTCCCCGCATCTGTGCGCGAAAGCGGCGGCGTCCCCTACAACATTGCCGTCATCATGTCCCTCAAGACGCCAATGGAACTGTCCAGTCTAAAGGCTGAGCTATATTCAAGAATCAGAATTTATTGGAGCAATGGCGTGCCCCCAGACAGATCAGAAAGCGAAGAATACTACACAGGCGGCCAGCTACATTGGGACTTCACCAACGAGAACTACAACTTGTACGTCGGGTTCTCATCCGCGGACCAAGAAATGGTCATCGCTGAAAACACACAGAACATCTTCCAGTCAAGGGTGTTCAGCGACATCCCCGAGTTCGAGGATAGACCCTActtaaagaaaagcaaaACCAAAGAGGACTTTCTGAAAAAAGTAAACGCAGCGTCTGAATTCTCCACAAATTCGTTCCAAGCTGGAGATTACGTCTTTATTGTTCCTGTCGTCTTCGACAATAATATTCCTGAATCAATATACCTGCCTTCCGCAAGGGTAAGCTACTACTTCCGCTGTGGAGTCAAAGTTATCAATACTGAGTCAGCAAATAATACCGACAACGATTCGTATAAGAATCAAAACAGCGACAGCGCATTATCTGGAAATGGCTACAACAGCCCTCACGGATCTAATTCTGATCTCAACAATGACGATTCAAATCCACCCTCTTCCACTGGTGATAGTTCGGTCAGCCATTTCAAGTTCGGTGGCTCaaaacttttcaagaaaatgaaggGTCATTTGCATATACAAGGAGGGCGTTCCATTACAAAGGCAGACTACCAACGGCTAATCTATAGCCGCCTGTCCTTAAACCTCATCAGAACGCCTCCTATGAGGTCTATATCGACCGCAGATAAgcctatatatatcaatagGGTGTGGACTGATTCCCTCTCCTATGAGATTTCATTTGGACAAAAATATGTTCCCTTAGATGCGGATATTCCTTTAAAAATTAAACTCGTGCCCTTAATCAAAGATCTCTCCATAAAGAGAATTAGAATATGTGCCATTGAAAAGATCACTTACGTGTCTAAAAATCTAGAGTATGAGTTCGATCAGGTTGACCTGGTAGCCAATGATCCATACAGTCCTTACTATCAAGAATTTGCTTCCAGGAGAAAGCCAGAGCGTGTCTTCCCACTTTTGGAAATCAGAACACGAGAAAAAGGTGGGAAAGCGATGAAAGAAGAGGTGGTTGAAAACTGCATAGGTGATAATTTGCTTTCTTACTCCTCTTTCAAGGATAGTGAAACGAATTCAACCGTTAATATGGTTGAGGCTTTGACAGTTGATACTAAAATTAGGTTCCCCAAATACAAGGTTCTCAATAAGAAGATGGCAAGAAGTGTTCCGCCATACGGTATAGATGAATTTGTTCAACAGGACTACATAAAATCATCTGGAAACTCTCGTCGTGGCAGTGCTGCATCAGGTGTTATTGATTTTCTTGCTGGACGGAGATCTCGTAAGGACTCCTCTGTCACCGAGACTAATGTGGCAGTGGccaaaaacacaacaacATTTAGAGTAAACTCCAATCATAAAGTGTTGAATCATACGCGTCTGAATGAACCTAAACGGGGTTTGTATGTCACTAGCATCAATTCCAGTCATATCAATGTGAAGCATAAATTGGAAATCATGCTAAGAATCAGCAAGCCAGATGAAAAAGATCCTGCTAAGCAAAGACATTTTGAAGTCTTAATCGATACACCAGTTCATATTGTATCGGAACTTTGTACTTCAGATAACCTTGAGTTACCTACTTACGCAATGGCCACCATGTCAGACACGCCATTCGCAGGCACCATTTCCTTCGACGAACCGTTACCAAGCTTTGAGCAAGCCATATCGGTTCCTAATTCTCCTCGGATGTCCCCTATAGGGAGTCCACAATTACGTGCATCTTATGATCCAGATGAGTTATCTATTCAGCAATTAATGCTTTCTCGTGCATCAACTCAAAACTTTGATGATGCTTCTTCGCAAGCCGCATCGATGGCAACAAGGAGGTACAGTAACATTGACGAAATGATGGGGAATCGCAACCAGAAAAGTGGTAGATCTCCAAGTCTGAATCAAGGCACAAACGTTAATTCAGGTTCAAGTCCCACCGTTACCTTCAAAAATGCATTCGTGGAAACAGGTGCAGATATACCTTTAAACTCGGAGGAGAGTCTCAACAGTGGCAACACATACGAAGAGGCCTTGTTGTCCGATGATGAGCCGCCAACCTATGAGGAGATCACTTCTTAA
- the SFT2 gene encoding Sft2p: MSGNDSDVSNLRDSLNRWNESRNNHSQGFNEGAKTIFASWADSINERAQDVYQRLPLTQQDLTTNPEPEWFSLSRTERLSLFVCFVLGSVACFTICVFLFPVLAVQPRKFGLLWSMGSLLFVLAFGVLQGPIAYMKHLTSRERLPFTVFFFTSCFMTIYFAAFTKSTLLTIPCAVLELIAVIYYAVSYFPFGGAGLRMISSIGVNQARGVLRI; encoded by the coding sequence ATGAGTGGGAATGATTCTGACGTGAGCAATCTAAGAGATTCATTGAATAGGTGGAATGAATCGAGAAATAACCATTCACAGGGGTTCAATGAGGGAGCTAAAACGATATTTGCCAGTTGGGCGGATTCTATAAACGAAAGGGCTCAGGATGTTTACCAAAGACTACCTTTAACACAGCAGGATCTAACGACGAATCCAGAACCGGAGTGGTTTTCATTGAGTAGGACAGAAAGACTATCTTTATTTGTATGCTTTGTTTTGGGGTCGGTAGCGTGCTTTACCAtttgtgtgtttttgttcccAGTACTAGCAGTGCAACCTAGAAAGTTCGGACTTCTTTGGTCCATGGGTTCGCTATTATTCGTTTTGGCGTTTGGGGTTTTGCAAGGACCCATTGCATACATGAAGCATTTGACATCAAGGGAACGGTTGCCATTCACtgtgtttttctttacgTCATGCTTCATGACCATATACTTTGCTGCGTTTACCAAAAGCACTCTATTGACCATTCCTTGTGCTGTATTAGAATTGATTGCTGTTATCTACTATGCAGTTTCGTATTTCCCATTCGGGGGCGCAGGGCTAAGGATGATCAGTTCAATTGGTGTGAACCAAGCTCGTGGCGTGTTGCGCATCTAA
- the SEA4 gene encoding Sea4p: MGLIKHVPCWSNVDGLDFLSVNPTRDEVSHYRVKLDVDSDESIVKLNTVKDFGNITCLDYSKTDDKMVAVGEKSGILRLFSISETDDEYNGFDLRVRAKQQRTINSLSVNTNGLIAMGLERNKHDASLQVWDVNYQSTESNMITPSFSYCVNESIVSLKFVDDTSILASSTKLLKEIDLRVPNPVYQHPTRISYDIKINPFNPWQFSTYADDGTLAFWDRRKLASISDDPEYLEAQPLLKFDKLVGHGAASRKYMNSCFRWSPLRNGEFSTLHSGASIKRWRLATVPDLQSGNELNDSLFVSTVTDIKTTYDRVVTFDYIPTENGKTSLLCMRQSGTIYRMNVEHGFSKSKINNYNSIMSISDDNSNANELRITGEDEISIFDNLDTGLLNLSFEDLDTGDDLDLSDTEDRNSVNSLENGHTSDSEEVNEYFIDAEKLLQNDISFIMRKRASLGYGLDPMKTVEMIDKSRLFNNNIYIRNTWRWMAIAKASIDDGTMVSGDLDLGYEGILGIWNGLEGLSNQNRYRSGGMLTEKQLNKELDKIIKMRSKSKNKIGNVSSLSSSLNSKKSIQRKLCMIISGWDLSPADYEEKYKALIDLNHYEKAAAWAVFFGDVQRAISILGSANKERLRLIAAAIAGYQAYSEKPGDNAWRQQCRKMAAELDDPYLRVIFSFVADNDWWDILYESAISLRERLGVALRFLNDTDLTRFLERTATTVIENGELEGLILTGITPSGIDLLQSYVGKTSDVQTAALISVFGSPRYFKDQRVDEWVETYRYMLNSWEFFTMRGKFDVLKMKLSRTSDGRISSQVKPRQMYLQCSKCKKNINKTSESSSSTNMARHISQNVNGAKKFGLNNTNNETPQQKHSCPHCGTSYPRCAICLLPLGTSNLPIVINGTTNSCEVNIDQNSKINDLTERKRLRMNEWFSFCLKCNHGMHAGHAEEWFERHFICPVPGCSCLCHQ; this comes from the coding sequence ATGGGATTGATAAAACATGTTCCATGTTGGTCTAACGTGGATGGTTTGGACTTTTTGTCCGTCAATCCAACAAGAGACGAAGTTTCCCATTATAGAGTTAAACTAGATGTAGATTCAGATGAGTCGATAGTGAAATTGAATACAGTCAAGGACTTCGGAAATATTACATGCCTAGACTATTCCAAAACGGATGACAAGATGGTCGCAGTGGGTGAGAAAAGTGGTATTCTTAGACTATTCAGCATATCGGAAACAGATGATGAGTACAACGGATTTGATCTTCGGGTTAGAGCTAAACAACAGCGGACCATCAACAGTTTAAGTGTAAACACCAATGGATTGATTGCCATGGGTTTGGAACGTAATAAACATGATGCTTCCTTACAGGTTTGGGACGTCAATTACCAAAGTACTGAATCCAATATGATTACACCATCTTTTTCATACTGTGTAAATGAAAGCATTGTTTCATTGAAATTTGTGGATGACACCAGTATTTTGGCGTCAAGTACtaaattgttgaaagaaattgaTCTTAGAGTTCCTAACCCTGTATATCAACATCCAACTCGAATCTCGTATGACATCAAAATAAACCCTTTCAATCCATGGCAGTTCTCGACCTATGCTGATGATGGAACTTTAGCATTTTGGGATCGAAGGAAACTAGCAAGTATTTCTGATGATCCGGAATATTTAGAAGCTCAACCACTTCTTAAATTTGACAAACTTGTTGGCCATGGAGCGGCATCGagaaaatatatgaatTCTTGTTTCCGTTGGTCACCTTTAAGAAACGGTGAGTTTTCGACTTTACACTCAGGTGCTTCAATTAAGCGCTGGAGGTTGGCAACGGTACCAGATTTACAATCAGGAAATGAGTTGAATGACTCCTTATTTGTTTCGACCGTCACTGATATAAAAACAACTTATGACCGTGTAGTCACTTTTGATTACATTCCAACCGAAAATGGGAAGACTAGTCTTCTTTGTATGCGGCAATCAGGGACAATATATCGGATGAATGTTGAACACGGATTTTCCAAGTCAAAAATTAACAATTACAATAGCATCATGTCCATCTCCGATGATAACAGCAACGCAAATGAATTAAGAATAACTGGTGAAGATGAAATATCTATTTTCGATAACTTAGATACTGGGTTACTGAATCTATCATTCGAAGACTTGGATACAGGTGATGATTTAGATTTATCAGATACAGAAGATAGAAACTCAGTAAACAGTCTTGAAAATGGTCATACAAGCGATTCTGAAGAGGTAAATGAGTATTTTATCGATGCTGAAAAACTGCTGCAGAATGATATCAGTTTCATTATGCGTAAGCGTGCTAGCCTCGGATATGGTTTGGACCCCATGAAAACTGTTGAAATGATTGATAAATCAAGGCTTTTCAACAATAACATTTATATTAGAAATACCTGGAGATGGATGGCCATAGCTAAGGCGTCCATTGACGATGGGACTATGGTTTCTGGTGATTTAGACCTTGGTTATGAAGGTATTTTAGGGATATGGAATGGTCTCGAAGGCCTTTCGAATCAGAATAGATATCGTTCAGGAGGAATGCTTACAGAAAAACAATTGAATAAAGAATTAGATAAAATTATCAAGATGAGAAGCAAGagcaaaaacaaaatcGGAAATGTTTCTAGTCTAAGTTCCTCATTGAACTCAAAGAAATCCATTCAGAGAAAATTGTGCATGATAATAAGTGGATGGGATTTATCACCCGCAGActatgaagaaaaatacaaagctttgattgatttgaaTCATTATGAAAAGGCAGCAGCATGGGCCGTCTTTTTTGGTGATGTACAAAGAGCAATTTCTATTTTAGGATCCGCTAATAAAGAGCGTCTACGACTAATAGCTGCTGCCATTGCAGGGTACCAAGCATATAGTGAAAAACCCGGTGATAATGCATGGAGGCAGCAGTGTAGAAAGATGGCCGCCGAACTAGACGATCCCTATTTAAGagtaatattttctttcgttGCCGATAACGACTGGTGGGATATCTTGTATGAAAGTGCAATATCTCTCAGAGAGAGATTGGGTGTCGCTTTGAGATTTTTGAACGACACAGATTTGACGAGATTTTTGGAGAGGACTGCAACGACTGTTATTGAGAATGGTGAGTTAGAAGGTCTAATATTGACCGGAATTACGCCAAGTGGTATTGATCTCTTGCAATCATACGTGGGGAAAACAAGTGACGTTCAAACTGCTGCATTAATATCCGTATTTGGATCTCCAAGATACTTCAAGGATCAAAGAGTTGACGAATGGGTCGAAACGTATCGCTATATGCTAAATTCATGGGAGTTCTTCACGATGAGAGGCAAATTTGATGTTCTTAAAATGAAACTTTCTAGGACAAGCGATGGACGTATCAGTTCACAAGTAAAACCCCGCCAGATGTATTTGCAATGTTCAAAATGTAAAAAGAACATCAATAAAACCTCCGAAAGTTCGTCAAGCACAAATATGGCAAGGCATATAAGCCAAAACGTGAATGGCGCCAAAAAATTCGGCCTGAACAATACAAATAACGAAACACCGCAACAAAAACACTCTTGTCCACACTGCGGTACTTCATATCCAAGATGTGCTATATGTCTCTTGCCATTAGGAACTTCTAACCTTCCGATTGTTATCAATGGTACAACTAACTCTTGCGAAGTAAATATCGATCAGAACTCAAAGATCAACGATTTAacagaaaggaaaagattGAGAATGAATGAGTGGTTCAGCTTTTGTCTAAAGTGCAATCACGGAATGCATGCAGGACATGCGGAAGAATGGTTTGAGAGACATTTCATATGCCCAGTGCCAGGCTGTTCCTGCCTATGCCACCAATAA
- the RTG3 gene encoding Rtg3p produces the protein MDFDADNLLDQFLQQNALAQRGSSFGTGSSHSQTPIPMTIPGSHDDGNSSVEGRMGLRMNSGVAGGMGTNVDVSEGMSSSVSTIYAEQQSRQQSISGNQIDAGNIPTSFMDEYVSLSNNNRPGPGGPGPGPGGAVGSVVSDVERRGHPAFEHINLDETTRNLFDEPIFQDGSQATDDLASSFNDDFVSSLGSSIHSDLMTPVSSYQPHPLNSFDSHSLSQMSSSLRSPSTSYRGTSQLSSSLRSNRGTSQQFPTSSSLASTPKELTGSSSLGPEEKIRRRREFHNAVERRRRELIKAKIKELGTLVPPTLLHSSDNGKKVKANKGTILMKTIDYMEFLKQVLEIQEAQKEKLRQRVHQLEMRKQQLANAKGHHQEHHHQHPQDNYHQHHNNERNENANVNVNVHLNDTEDYTARIIDGRAYPALLNERHDDTQTHESNPLHDDLQQFLSGILMENEDNNKLMFNGHDENPVDILLKFEE, from the coding sequence ATGGATTTTGACGCTGATAATCTGCTAGATCAATTCTTACAGCAGAATGCTCTAGCTCAGCGAGGGTCGTCCTTTGGGACGGGTTCTTCTCATTCGCAAACTCCGATTCCCATGACTATTCCGGGATCTCATGACGATGGGAACTCGAGCGTGGAAGGGAGAATGGGTTTGAGAATGAACAGTGGGGTTGCGGGCGGTATGGGAACTAACGTTGATGTTTCGGAAGGCATGAGCTCCTCTGTGTCGACGATTTATGCTGAACAACAGTCTAGGCAGCAAAGTATTTCCGGGAACCAAATAGATGCCGGAAACATTCCCACAAGTTTTATGGACGAGTACGTTTCGCTgtctaataataataggCCAGGGCCAGGTGGTCCTGGTCCTGGTCCTGGTGGTGCTGTCGGTAGTGTTGTTTCAGATGTAGAGAGAAGAGGGCATCCTGCGTTCGAACATATAAACCTTGACGAGACTACTAGGAATCTTTTTGATGAGCCGATTTTCCAAGACGGTTCACAAGCTACGGATGACCTGGCCAGTAGCTTCAACGACGATTTTGTGTCATCGTTGGGGTCTAGTATCCATAGTGATCTGATGACGCCAGTGTCTTCATACCAGCCCCATCCGTTAAACTCGTTTGACTCACATTCGCTGAGTCAGATGTCGTCCAGTTTGAGGTCTCCTTCTACCAGCTACAGGGGCACTTCACAATTGTCTTCCTCGCTCAGAAGCAACAGAGGAACGTCCCAGCAGTTCCcaaccagcagcagcttgGCCTCTACTCCTAAAGAGCTTACTGGGTCCTCATCGTTGGGTCCAGAGGAGAAGATTCGCCGCAGAAGGGAGTTCCATAACGCGGTAGAGAGACGTAGACGTGAGCTCATTAAGGCTAAGATAAAAGAACTCGGAACTTTGGTCCCTCCTACTTTGCTTCATTCTAGCGATAATGGCAAAAAGGTAAAGGCAAACAAGGGTACTATATTGATGAAGACCATCGATTACATGGAGTTCTTAAAACAGGTGCTGGAAATTCAAGAAGcccaaaaggaaaaactaAGACAAAGGGTCCATCAACTCGAAATGAGAAAACAGCAGCTAGCAAACGCTAAAGGGCATCACCAGGAACACCACCATCAACACCCACAAGATAACTATCACCAGCACCACAATAAcgaaagaaatgaaaacgCAAACGTAAATGTAAATGTACATCTAAACGACACAGAAGATTACACAGCAAGGATCATAGATGGCAGAGCATACCCAGCGCTCTTAAATGAAAGGCATGATGATACACAGACCCATGAATCAAACCCACTACATGACgatcttcaacaatttttGTCCGGTATATTAATGGAAAACGAAGATAACAACAAGCTAATGTTCAATGGGCATGACGAAAATCCCGTAGATATTTTATTAAAGTTCGAAGAGTGA
- the NTO1 gene encoding Nto1p produces MHTQEEAVRLREEVSYKRFYPDLDVNDDVVFTKETGGPGQMGGDDENASLLQYMTSWKQLIVNDTITMEKLGPQIKHAEFKRCGIQISQLNPQGRVNKQYLRYGYGTQNGRCCALDKKTYCKKTDILLRHKNEYFADISPYQVNFKVEYDMDEQDDLFLRHLNESFSNPRNKITHELFEIIITVLENEAFHLEKKIPPRVSPTSTNDTHESHAAWKHHELYGSDDGTGYPMDQPCAVCGGIECDNSNAIVFCDGCDIAVHQECYGVVFIPEGQWLCRRCMISKNRKIGCLFCPSTTGAFKQTDNGSWGHVVCEIWIPELYFGNLHYMEPIGGIENIPKSRWKLVCYICKQEVGACIQCSNKNCFAAYHTTCAKRAGLYMNFNGCTVQEAASKSMPPGAFLESYCHKHSPKGWNDCEEGIRKTREYFKHVNDHETLLNTVVPTNSNNSTQKTTKNKWKTSRGTLIAPQKFADIVQMILKRFHIPETERISFDFCKYWTMKRELKRGAPLVRKFSPSSLNTLSSEELQDRIAFSELLLQDLNQLEDLASTFVEKHKCNVKKVEKSKICYDIAFHPVRYILRESVWDNLSKSSSFKTFMQLEESAGLDILRPIEQKLTKDEYESIYEFKSEVIEKLSHIVEDGNYPRLLTITASKLLQTFQSYICKIDGIDIKSLLNDDFDIDEKTHKIEEVAWKGRKLLMREDLSDVEDLSIMEERQLKGALRD; encoded by the coding sequence ATGCATACTCAGGAAGAAGCCGTTCGACtcagagaagaagtcaGCTATAAAAGATTTTATCCTGATTTAGATGTCAACGATGATGTTGTTTTCACAAAAGAAACTGGAGGGCCGGGCCAGATGGGcggtgatgatgaaaatgcaAGCTTATTACAATATATGACGTCGTGGAAGCAGTTAATTGTGAATGATACAATTACGATGGAAAAGTTAGGTCCTCAGATTAAACATGCGGAGTTCAAACGTTGTGGGATCCAGATCTCTCAATTGAACCCTCAGGGAAGAGTCAACAAGCAATATCTTCGATATGGTTATGGCACGCAGAATGGCCGCTGCTGTGCTTTAGACAAGAAGACATACTGTAAAAAGACTGACATTCTTCTAAGACATAAAAACGAATATTTCGCAGACATTTCGCCTTACCAGGTTAATTTTAAGGTGGAGTATGATATGGATGAGCAAGATGATCTATTTCTTCGGCATTTGAACGAATCTTTTAGCAATCCGAGGAATAAAATTACCCATGAGCTGtttgaaataataataacagtGCTAGAGAACGAGGCATTCCACCTCGAGAAGAAAATTCCGCCAAGAGTATCTCCAACTTCAACTAATGACACTCACGAATCTCATGCTGCTTGGAAGCATCATGAATTGTACGGCTCAGACGATGGTACTGGATACCCGATGGACCAACCGTGTGCTGTCTGTGGTGGGATAGAATGTGACAATTCGAATGCTATTGTGTTCTGCGATGGATGTGATATAGCTGTGCATCAGGAATGTTACGGCGTTGTTTTCATTCCAGAGGGCCAATGGCTTTGTAGACGTTGtatgatttcaaaaaatcGGAAAATAGGCTGCCTCTTCTGCCCGAGCACTACAGGGGCTTTTAAGCAGACAGATAATGGATCGTGGGGCCATGTTGTTTGTGAAATTTGGATACCTGAACtatattttggaaatttgCACTACATGGAACCTATTGGTGGAATAGAAaacattccaaaaagtagGTGGAAACTTGTATGTTATATATGCAAACAAGAGGTAGGTGCTTGTATACAATGTTCGAATAAGAATTGCTTCGCTGCGTATCATACTACTTGCGCGAAACGAGCTGGCTTATACATGAATTTCAATGGATGCACCGTTCAGGAAGCAGCTTCGAAGAGTATGCCTCCGGGCGCATTTCTAGAAAGTTACTGTCATAAACATTCTCCAAAAGGGTGGAATGATTGCGAAGAAGGAATAAGGAAAACTAGAGAGTACTTTAAACATGTTAATGATCACGAAACTTTGCTCAATACCGTAGTTCCAACTAATTCGAATAATTCAACGCAAAAGACaaccaaaaataaatgGAAAACCAGCAGGGGAACTCTAATAGCACCCCAGAAATTTGCCGATATAGTACAGATGATTTTAAAGAGATTTCATATACCAGAAACAGAACGTATCTCTTTTGACTTTTGTAAGTACTGGACTATGAAGAGAGAGTTGAAAAGGGGAGCCCCATTGGTGAGGAAGTTTAgcccttcttctttgaatacATTAAGCTCCGAGGAGTTACAGGATCGTATAGCATTTTCAGAACTTCTTTTACAGGATTTGAACCAGTTGGAGGACCTAGCTTCAACATTCGTTGAGAAACATAAATGCAACGTTAAGAAAGTAGAAAAATCGAAAATTTGCTATGATATCGCTTTTCATCCGGTTCGTTACATACTAAGAGAATCGGTATGGGATAACCTGTCCAAAAGTTCATCATTTAAAACTTTCATGCAATTAGAAGAGTCTGCCGGCCTGGATATATTACGtccaattgaacaaaaacttACAAAAGATGAATATGAATCTATATATGAATTTAAAAGTGAGGTTATCGAGAAACTTTCACATATTGTAGAAGATGGAAATTATCCAAGATTACTCACGATCACGGCATCCAAACTTTTacaaacttttcaatcatatatatgcaAGATAGATGGTATCGACATCAAAAGTTTGTTAAATGATGATTTCGATATAGACGAAAAGACACATAAAATAGAAGAGGTTGCTTGGAAAGGACGAAAACTTCTCATGAGGGAGGATTTGAGTGATGTTGAAGATCTATCTATAATGGAAGAAAGGCAACTAAAGGGCGCTTTGAGAGATTAA